In Sphingopyxis sp. 113P3, one DNA window encodes the following:
- a CDS encoding TonB-dependent receptor yields the protein MTLRNLLLGATMLCAATTPAFAQDSISADDAVGADSVDTVDYGNDIIVTASKRSQTLQDTPVAVSVTSAADLENSQIRDLIDLQSSVPSLRVGQLQSSANTNFIIRGFGNGANNPGIEPSVGVFIDGVYRSRSAAQIGDLPNVERVEVLRGPQSTLFGKNASAGVISIITRKPQFEFGGSLEASYGNYDAFVVKGDVTGPITDTIAFSIGGNYNRRDGYARDLHLDTDVNDRNRWGVRGQLLFEPTDALSIRLIGDYDKIDENCCIAGNVVAGPTVAITNALAGGPSVDANNPFSYDVYNNFLSTNLIKNYGGSAQIDYDLGNMALTSITAYREVRADTNQDSDFTSADLIGQKSDDTAINTFTQELRLASDFDGPVNFLLGGYYFHEKIDQHSQIYFGDDFRPYGNALIQAASGGALSVPLLEGTLGALEGDPAKYAGAFFRAGDGMDQYYRMKNTAWSIFGTVDFEVTDRLTFTLGGNYTKDKKRFATDVTSTDVFSGINLDAAAYAPFRNTLLFQGGLAQQVGDILGLGRSATAAEIGAFAGANPAAFGAVSTAVQAFADANQNNPAANPLNPLKAFQFLPPFLNLPNAVESGKTNDSDFAWSARVAYELTDTVNVYATYATGFKASSVNLSRDSRPLASDLPAILAGGLGTPNLVAGTRFAGPEESEVYEFGLKGQWSVAAVNLAVFKQSIKGFQSNIFTGTGFALANAGKQSTWGVEFDGSVRPVDGLNLTLAVTWLDPKYDSFTGSAFGDISGTKPSGIPELSAAMGATYTARVGNGNRAIFHVDYLYESPTRLVDGLQGFPAGFSDQFKREVNQLNASFTFALNNGLELGVWGRNLTNARYLTTIFPAVAQSGSVSGYPNQPRTYGVTGRFKF from the coding sequence ATGACTTTGCGCAACCTCTTGTTGGGCGCCACCATGCTGTGCGCCGCAACCACCCCCGCTTTCGCCCAGGACAGCATTTCTGCCGACGATGCCGTGGGCGCCGATTCTGTCGATACCGTCGATTACGGCAACGACATCATCGTAACTGCCTCGAAGCGCTCGCAGACGCTTCAGGACACGCCTGTCGCCGTTTCGGTGACATCGGCCGCTGACCTTGAAAATTCGCAAATCCGCGACCTTATCGATCTGCAAAGCTCGGTCCCGAGCCTGCGCGTCGGTCAGCTTCAGTCTAGCGCCAATACCAATTTCATCATCCGTGGTTTCGGCAACGGCGCCAATAACCCGGGGATAGAGCCCTCGGTCGGCGTCTTTATCGACGGTGTTTACCGTTCGCGATCCGCCGCCCAGATTGGCGACCTTCCGAATGTCGAGCGCGTCGAGGTGCTTCGCGGTCCGCAATCGACACTGTTCGGCAAGAATGCCTCTGCGGGCGTGATCAGCATCATTACGCGCAAACCGCAGTTCGAATTCGGCGGCTCGCTTGAAGCGAGCTACGGAAATTATGACGCGTTCGTCGTCAAGGGCGATGTCACCGGCCCGATCACCGATACGATCGCTTTCTCGATCGGCGGCAATTACAACCGCCGCGACGGTTATGCCCGCGACCTCCACCTCGATACCGACGTCAATGATCGCAACCGCTGGGGCGTTCGCGGCCAGCTTCTGTTCGAGCCGACCGACGCGCTTTCGATCCGCCTGATCGGCGATTACGACAAGATCGACGAGAATTGCTGTATCGCCGGCAACGTCGTCGCTGGCCCGACGGTTGCGATCACCAACGCGCTGGCGGGCGGTCCCAGCGTCGATGCGAACAACCCTTTCTCGTACGACGTCTACAACAATTTCCTGTCGACCAACCTGATCAAGAACTACGGCGGATCGGCCCAGATCGACTATGATCTTGGAAATATGGCGCTGACATCGATCACCGCCTACCGCGAGGTTCGCGCCGACACCAACCAGGATTCCGACTTCACCAGCGCTGACCTCATCGGCCAGAAGTCGGACGATACCGCAATCAACACCTTCACGCAGGAATTGCGCCTGGCGTCGGACTTCGACGGCCCCGTCAACTTCCTTCTTGGCGGCTATTATTTCCACGAGAAGATCGACCAACACAGCCAGATCTATTTCGGCGACGACTTCCGTCCGTATGGCAACGCGCTCATTCAGGCCGCAAGCGGCGGCGCCCTCAGCGTACCCCTTCTTGAAGGGACGCTCGGCGCGCTCGAAGGCGATCCTGCCAAATATGCGGGGGCCTTCTTCCGCGCCGGCGACGGCATGGACCAATATTACCGTATGAAGAACACCGCCTGGTCGATCTTCGGTACGGTGGACTTCGAAGTCACCGATCGCCTGACCTTCACGCTCGGGGGCAACTACACGAAGGACAAGAAACGATTTGCAACCGACGTCACCAGCACCGACGTCTTCTCGGGGATCAACCTAGACGCCGCTGCCTACGCGCCCTTCCGCAACACGCTGCTCTTCCAGGGCGGTCTTGCGCAGCAGGTCGGCGACATATTGGGCCTGGGACGGTCTGCAACCGCGGCTGAAATCGGCGCCTTCGCTGGTGCCAACCCGGCCGCATTCGGTGCCGTCTCGACGGCCGTTCAGGCCTTCGCCGACGCCAACCAGAACAACCCGGCAGCGAACCCCCTCAATCCGCTCAAGGCTTTCCAGTTCCTGCCGCCGTTCCTCAACCTTCCGAATGCGGTCGAGAGTGGCAAGACCAACGACAGCGACTTCGCATGGAGCGCGCGCGTGGCCTATGAGCTGACCGACACGGTCAACGTCTATGCGACCTACGCCACCGGCTTCAAGGCGAGCTCGGTGAACCTGTCGCGCGACAGCCGCCCGCTGGCGTCGGACCTGCCCGCGATCCTTGCTGGCGGCCTCGGAACGCCGAATCTCGTCGCCGGTACGCGCTTTGCCGGCCCTGAAGAATCCGAAGTCTATGAATTCGGGCTCAAGGGTCAGTGGTCGGTCGCGGCCGTCAACCTCGCGGTGTTCAAGCAGTCGATCAAGGGCTTCCAGTCGAACATTTTCACCGGGACCGGCTTCGCGCTCGCCAATGCCGGCAAGCAGTCGACCTGGGGCGTCGAGTTCGACGGGTCGGTGCGTCCGGTCGACGGGCTCAACCTGACGCTCGCGGTGACCTGGCTCGACCCCAAGTACGACAGCTTCACCGGTTCGGCCTTCGGCGACATTTCGGGTACCAAGCCATCGGGCATTCCCGAGCTGTCGGCGGCGATGGGGGCGACTTATACCGCCCGGGTCGGCAACGGAAACCGGGCCATCTTCCATGTCGACTATCTCTACGAAAGCCCGACGCGCCTGGTCGACGGCCTGCAGGGCTTCCCGGCCGGTTTCTCCGACCAGTTCAAGCGTGAGGTGAACCAGCTCAACGCGTCATTCACCTTCGCGCTGAACAATGGGCTCGAACTCGGCGTCTGGGGCCGCAACCTTACCAATGCGCGCTATCTGACGACGATCTTCCCGGCCGTCGCCCAGTCGGGCAGCGTTTCGGGCTACCCCAACCAGCCGCGCACCTATGGTGTGACGGGCCGTTTCAAATTCTGA
- a CDS encoding sulfatase-like hydrolase/transferase: MKKRWIVLCLAVLLGAGAYQAFEANKYRLPGLIADWRDPVKPNRPIAWQEGPGTPADGTQPPNIILIVADDLGWNDISLHGGGVAGGAVQTPNIDAIAREGVEFTTAYAANATCSPSRAAMMTGRYPTRFGFEYTAVPVEFAENLTHGSGIGPLRPVFHKELITPDIPAYSDMGVPPGEVTIAETVKAAGYHTIHIGKWHLGEAPRLQPQAQGFDESLAVLAGGAKYLPDDDPDAVNAKLPWDPIDRFIWANLRHAVTFNGSKRFHPKGHMTDYFADEAIKAIRANRNRPFFLYLAFNAPHTPLQATKADYAKLPQIKDEKTRVYGAMIAQLDRRIGDVMAELQRAGIDDNTLVIFTSDNGGAWYNGIPDLNAPYRGWKATFFEGGIRTPLFMRWPGRIAPGTARADLTGHIDIFATIAAAAGARMPTDRVMDGENILAGPAARDALYWRSGDYRAVRAGDWKLQVTKRPETVRLYNLAADPTERHDLAAQQPERVAQLRAMILAQNKDMAKPIWPGLVEGPIRIDVPMNAPWKDGQDYVYWTN; this comes from the coding sequence ATGAAGAAGAGATGGATCGTGCTCTGCCTTGCCGTCCTGCTCGGTGCAGGGGCCTATCAGGCGTTTGAGGCGAACAAATACCGCCTGCCAGGCCTCATCGCCGACTGGCGCGATCCGGTAAAGCCGAACCGGCCCATTGCCTGGCAGGAGGGTCCGGGAACGCCGGCTGACGGTACCCAGCCTCCGAACATCATTCTGATCGTCGCGGACGATCTCGGCTGGAATGACATCAGCCTCCACGGCGGGGGTGTCGCGGGCGGGGCGGTCCAGACCCCGAATATCGATGCCATTGCGCGCGAGGGGGTGGAATTCACCACCGCTTATGCCGCTAATGCAACCTGTTCGCCGTCGCGCGCAGCGATGATGACGGGGCGTTATCCGACGCGCTTCGGCTTTGAATATACGGCGGTTCCGGTCGAGTTCGCCGAGAATCTGACCCACGGCAGCGGCATCGGGCCGCTCAGGCCGGTCTTCCACAAGGAACTCATTACCCCTGACATTCCCGCCTATTCCGATATGGGTGTGCCGCCGGGCGAGGTGACGATCGCGGAGACCGTGAAGGCGGCGGGCTATCACACCATCCACATCGGCAAATGGCATCTGGGAGAAGCGCCGCGCCTCCAGCCCCAGGCACAGGGTTTCGACGAAAGCCTCGCGGTGCTCGCCGGCGGCGCCAAATATCTGCCCGACGACGACCCCGACGCGGTCAACGCCAAGCTTCCGTGGGATCCTATCGATCGCTTCATCTGGGCCAATCTGCGCCACGCGGTGACCTTCAACGGCAGCAAGCGCTTTCACCCCAAGGGGCACATGACCGATTATTTCGCGGATGAGGCGATCAAGGCGATCCGCGCGAACAGGAACCGGCCTTTCTTCCTTTATCTCGCCTTCAACGCGCCCCACACGCCGCTCCAGGCGACGAAGGCGGATTATGCGAAGCTGCCGCAGATCAAGGACGAGAAGACACGCGTCTATGGCGCAATGATCGCGCAGCTCGACCGCCGCATCGGTGACGTGATGGCTGAACTCCAGCGCGCCGGGATCGACGACAATACGCTTGTCATCTTCACCAGCGACAATGGCGGCGCGTGGTACAATGGCATCCCCGACCTCAACGCGCCCTATCGCGGATGGAAGGCGACTTTTTTCGAGGGTGGCATCCGCACTCCGCTATTCATGCGCTGGCCAGGGCGTATCGCGCCGGGCACAGCGCGCGCCGACCTCACGGGCCATATCGACATTTTCGCGACGATTGCAGCGGCAGCCGGGGCAAGGATGCCGACCGACCGGGTGATGGATGGTGAGAATATTCTCGCGGGGCCTGCGGCGCGCGACGCTCTCTATTGGCGGTCGGGCGACTACCGTGCGGTGCGCGCGGGGGACTGGAAGCTCCAGGTTACGAAGCGGCCTGAAACGGTCCGCCTCTACAATCTGGCAGCTGACCCTACCGAGCGCCACGACCTTGCAGCGCAGCAGCCTGAGCGCGTCGCGCAGCTTCGCGCGATGATCTTGGCGCAGAACAAGGATATGGCAAAGCCGATCTGGCCGGGTCTTGTCGAAGGGCCGATCCGTATCGACGTACCGATGAATGCGCCGTGGAAAGACGGCCAGGATTATGTCTACTGGACGAACTAG
- a CDS encoding TetR/AcrR family transcriptional regulator, which produces MGASGIGIGVDALLQLGSAIKVMTIRAKSAAAAPRPLDGRRARSATSRRRIVAAMLTLIEAGDPMPSAARVAEEAGVGLRTVFRHFDDMDSLYSEISATIAERVMPIVTAPYDEADWRENLRDLTQRRIRVFETMLPFRLAANIKRYQSPFLMAEYSRVVRLERDLVLRLLPDSVQTDRIRVEALIAALSFQTWRALRRDQALTREDAGSVLTHMVAALIAAMPRF; this is translated from the coding sequence ATGGGTGCAAGCGGCATCGGCATCGGGGTTGACGCGCTCCTCCAACTCGGGTCTGCGATTAAGGTGATGACGATCAGGGCGAAATCTGCGGCGGCGGCACCAAGACCACTCGACGGGCGGCGCGCGCGCAGCGCGACGAGCCGCCGCCGCATCGTCGCGGCAATGCTGACGCTGATCGAGGCGGGCGACCCAATGCCAAGTGCGGCGCGCGTTGCCGAAGAAGCGGGCGTTGGTCTTCGCACCGTCTTTCGCCACTTCGACGACATGGACTCGCTCTATAGCGAAATTTCGGCAACGATTGCCGAGCGGGTGATGCCGATCGTCACGGCGCCCTATGACGAAGCCGACTGGCGGGAGAACCTGCGCGACCTTACCCAGCGGCGCATCCGGGTGTTCGAGACCATGCTGCCGTTCCGTCTCGCAGCGAATATCAAGCGCTATCAATCGCCTTTTCTCATGGCGGAATATTCGCGCGTGGTGCGCCTCGAGCGCGATCTGGTGTTACGCTTGCTCCCCGACAGCGTTCAGACCGACCGCATCCGGGTCGAAGCGCTGATCGCGGCCCTGTCCTTCCAGACCTGGCGGGCGCTCCGCCGCGATCAGGCGCTGACGCGCGAGGATGCAGGATCGGTACTGACCCATATGGTCGCGGCGCTGATCGCCGCGATGCCTCGGTTTTAG
- a CDS encoding arylsulfatase: MPSTFAWGVNRRRGARRAAALALGISLLVSPLAAAPTPTPARHPNIVLLVADDWGFSDVGSFGAGYATPNIDALARAGVRFSNFHVSGSCSPTRAMLQTGVMNHRSGLGNMPETIPPEHVGKPGYDTVMNHRVVTIAEILRAAGYRTYLTGKWHLGSDATRLPGARGYDRAFSLADAGADNFEQRPIEGMYDAARWTEDGKPATLPRDYYSSRFVVDKMIDYIDSGAASGKPFLASVNFLANHIPVQAPDSDIGRYAAMYHDGWTALREARARRAAELGIVPANAPRVTMATTPDWTKLSKDERKAAARVMQAYAGMASAMDREIGRLVAHLKAAGHYENTIFVFLSDNGPEPTDPYNRLRNRIFLNLAYDTSFANIGRRNSLSAIGPGWASAAASPLSGYKFSAAEGGLRVPLIIAWPGNRRVRASVISNGFAHVTDIVPTITELAGVPLHDGTWNGRAVEPIAGRSLVPMLEGLDGSVHGDAPLGYELSGNAALFRGDYKLVRNLPPTGDGKWRLYNIRTDPGETRDLAAAMPDRFAAMQADYRAFAKNNGVLDMPAGYTADAQINRYAWEQQGQKRAIRAGAVMACIVTAAIALVWIWRRRRKAAAR, from the coding sequence ATGCCGTCGACGTTCGCATGGGGGGTGAACCGGCGGCGGGGCGCGCGGCGGGCGGCAGCACTGGCATTGGGCATTTCGCTTCTTGTCTCGCCGCTTGCCGCGGCCCCCACTCCGACGCCTGCGCGTCATCCCAACATCGTCCTCCTCGTCGCGGACGACTGGGGCTTTTCGGACGTCGGCTCGTTCGGGGCAGGCTATGCGACGCCCAACATCGACGCGCTCGCCCGCGCAGGCGTGCGATTTTCGAATTTCCACGTCTCGGGCTCCTGCTCGCCGACGCGCGCGATGCTGCAGACAGGGGTAATGAACCACCGGAGCGGGCTCGGCAACATGCCCGAGACGATCCCGCCCGAGCATGTGGGAAAGCCCGGCTATGACACAGTGATGAACCACCGCGTGGTGACGATCGCCGAAATTCTGCGCGCCGCGGGATATCGTACCTATCTCACCGGCAAATGGCATCTCGGCAGCGATGCGACGCGTCTGCCCGGCGCGCGCGGATACGACCGGGCTTTCAGCCTCGCCGATGCGGGTGCCGACAATTTCGAGCAGCGGCCGATCGAGGGCATGTATGACGCGGCGCGCTGGACCGAGGATGGCAAGCCTGCGACCCTGCCCAGGGATTATTATTCCTCGCGCTTCGTCGTCGACAAGATGATCGACTATATCGACAGCGGCGCTGCGAGCGGCAAACCCTTTCTGGCGTCGGTCAATTTCCTCGCCAACCATATTCCTGTGCAGGCGCCCGACAGCGACATTGGGCGCTACGCAGCCATGTATCACGACGGCTGGACCGCGCTTCGCGAAGCCCGCGCGAGGCGCGCAGCTGAGCTCGGCATCGTGCCGGCGAATGCACCGAGGGTGACGATGGCAACGACCCCCGACTGGACGAAGCTCAGCAAGGATGAGCGCAAGGCAGCGGCGCGGGTGATGCAGGCCTATGCCGGCATGGCGAGTGCGATGGACCGCGAGATTGGCCGGCTGGTCGCCCATCTGAAGGCGGCGGGCCATTATGAAAATACGATCTTTGTCTTTCTTTCGGACAATGGCCCCGAACCGACCGATCCCTATAACCGGTTGCGGAACCGCATTTTCCTGAACCTCGCCTATGATACGTCCTTCGCCAATATCGGCCGCCGCAATAGTCTGAGCGCGATCGGCCCAGGCTGGGCGAGCGCAGCAGCCTCGCCGCTGTCGGGCTACAAGTTCAGTGCCGCCGAGGGCGGTCTGCGCGTGCCGCTGATCATCGCGTGGCCGGGCAACAGAAGGGTGCGCGCGAGCGTCATCAGCAACGGCTTTGCGCATGTCACCGACATTGTGCCCACCATTACCGAGCTTGCTGGCGTTCCGCTCCACGATGGGACGTGGAACGGGCGCGCGGTCGAACCCATTGCGGGACGCAGCCTCGTTCCGATGCTGGAAGGCCTGGATGGCAGCGTCCACGGCGATGCCCCGCTCGGCTATGAGCTGTCGGGCAATGCGGCGCTATTTCGCGGCGATTACAAGCTGGTGCGCAATCTGCCGCCGACCGGCGATGGCAAGTGGCGGCTCTACAATATCCGGACCGACCCTGGCGAGACGCGCGACCTTGCGGCCGCGATGCCGGACCGCTTCGCGGCGATGCAGGCCGACTACCGGGCGTTCGCGAAGAATAATGGCGTGCTCGACATGCCCGCCGGCTACACCGCCGACGCACAGATCAATCGCTATGCCTGGGAACAGCAAGGCCAAAAGCGTGCGATCCGGGCGGGAGCAGTCATGGCTTGCATCGTGACAGCAGCAATCGCGCTCGTCTGGATCTGGAGACGGCGGCGCAAGGCCGCGGCGCGCTAA
- a CDS encoding FAS1-like dehydratase domain-containing protein: MSDWDRWIGRSFEQQDLLTPAALARFRATIDSAETGETAAQAIHWCLCLPDAPTAVLGADGHPLRVDTEDSFMPPIALPRRMWAASDIHFLAPIRAGASIIRRSTIAAIREKTGSSGELVFVEVDHDTLADGVTAVRERQTIVFREAAAAGAPPPPAPVPANEAPDLSDWTWQRTIIPTEAMLFRYSALTFNSHRIHYDLPYATEAEGYRGLVVHGPLTATLLLDLAQRELGANALTAFTMRAQAPAFAGEQLHLVGRPAEGGWALAAIGPDGRTIMAATAR, encoded by the coding sequence ATGAGCGATTGGGACCGATGGATCGGGCGGAGTTTCGAGCAACAGGATCTGCTGACGCCGGCCGCGCTGGCCCGGTTCCGCGCGACAATCGATAGCGCCGAAACTGGCGAGACCGCGGCGCAGGCGATTCACTGGTGCCTTTGTCTGCCCGACGCCCCGACCGCCGTGCTCGGCGCTGACGGCCACCCGCTGCGCGTCGATACCGAGGACAGCTTCATGCCGCCGATCGCCCTGCCCCGCCGGATGTGGGCGGCAAGCGACATCCACTTCCTGGCACCGATCCGGGCAGGTGCATCGATCATCCGGCGCTCGACGATAGCGGCGATCCGGGAGAAGACGGGGAGCAGCGGCGAGCTCGTATTTGTCGAGGTCGACCATGACACGCTGGCTGACGGCGTGACCGCGGTCCGCGAGCGGCAGACAATCGTGTTTCGCGAGGCTGCCGCCGCCGGGGCGCCGCCGCCGCCTGCCCCCGTTCCCGCCAACGAGGCGCCAGATCTTTCGGATTGGACATGGCAGCGGACAATTATTCCAACGGAAGCAATGCTGTTTCGCTATTCAGCGCTCACCTTCAACAGCCACCGCATCCATTACGATCTGCCCTATGCGACGGAGGCGGAAGGCTATCGCGGCCTCGTCGTTCACGGCCCGCTGACCGCAACGCTGCTCCTCGATCTCGCGCAGCGCGAGCTTGGCGCGAACGCGCTCACCGCATTCACGATGCGCGCGCAGGCGCCAGCCTTTGCCGGCGAGCAGCTCCACCTGGTCGGCCGCCCGGCGGAGGGCGGGTGGGCGCTCGCCGCAATCGGCCCCGATGGGCGCACGATCATGGCAGCGACCGCGCGCTGA
- a CDS encoding enoyl-CoA hydratase/isomerase family protein has protein sequence MSGELLIETRGQVEIATLNRPERLNALNEGLVEELNAYFGALAERKEIRVVILRGAGRGFCAGLDIQEDRSSDETPVLRTLRTQTSIGNIYRKMRACPQPIIALGHGAAAGGGLSLLLASDVRYAAPSFRCNAAYIRIGLGGCDMASSYFLPRLVGASLASEMILTGRFIDAERARGAGLISEIVDEDNLLDRGLALADEMLATSPWGLRLSKQALNLNIDAPSLEAAMAIEDRQQVILSATEDHKEALAAFLGKRAPEYRER, from the coding sequence GTGAGCGGGGAACTGCTCATCGAGACCCGCGGGCAGGTCGAGATTGCCACACTCAACCGGCCCGAGCGTCTCAACGCTCTCAATGAGGGGCTGGTTGAGGAACTCAACGCCTATTTTGGTGCGCTCGCCGAGCGCAAGGAGATACGCGTGGTGATCCTGCGCGGGGCAGGGCGCGGCTTTTGCGCCGGACTCGACATCCAGGAGGATCGCTCGTCGGACGAAACCCCGGTGCTTCGCACGCTGCGCACCCAGACGAGCATCGGCAATATCTATCGCAAGATGCGCGCCTGCCCGCAGCCGATCATCGCGCTCGGCCACGGGGCCGCTGCAGGGGGCGGTCTGTCGCTGCTGCTCGCGTCCGACGTGCGCTACGCTGCGCCTTCCTTCCGTTGCAACGCCGCCTATATCCGCATCGGCCTCGGCGGCTGCGACATGGCGTCGAGCTATTTTCTTCCCCGCCTCGTCGGCGCGAGCCTAGCCTCGGAAATGATCCTGACCGGGCGCTTTATCGATGCCGAACGCGCGCGTGGCGCGGGGCTGATCAGCGAGATCGTCGACGAGGACAATCTGCTCGATCGCGGTCTCGCGCTCGCGGACGAAATGCTGGCGACCAGCCCATGGGGGCTTCGGCTTTCCAAGCAGGCGCTCAATCTCAATATCGACGCGCCGAGCCTCGAGGCAGCGATGGCGATCGAGGACCGTCAGCAGGTCATCCTCTCTGCAACCGAAGATCATAAAGAGGCGCTCGCTGCCTTCCTCGGCAAACGCGCGCCCGAGTATCGCGAGCGCTAG
- a CDS encoding SDR family oxidoreductase, with translation MSNAPQFDLSGRVALVTGASSGLGAGFAKVLAAAGAKVVLAARRADKLAEQVAEIVAAGGEAVAVALDVTDETSTKAAYDAAEAAFGTVDTIVANAGIATEKLALGLSVDEVDGLLAANVRGVFLTVTEGARRLEAAGSREKQHGRVVIIGSITADKVFPATSVYGATKAAVRHMGKAFAREWARRGINVNIIQPGYFESEMTADLFASEAGRKFVATFPRQRLRPPSDLHAPLLLLCSDAAQGITGAVITVDDGQTL, from the coding sequence ATGAGCAATGCCCCGCAATTTGATCTCTCCGGCCGCGTCGCGCTGGTCACCGGCGCGTCTTCGGGCCTCGGTGCAGGGTTTGCAAAAGTGCTCGCGGCCGCGGGAGCGAAGGTGGTTCTTGCAGCGCGCCGCGCGGACAAGCTCGCCGAGCAGGTGGCTGAGATCGTGGCCGCGGGCGGCGAGGCGGTCGCCGTCGCGCTCGACGTGACCGATGAAACATCGACCAAGGCGGCGTACGATGCTGCCGAAGCCGCTTTCGGTACGGTCGACACGATCGTCGCCAACGCGGGGATTGCGACCGAGAAACTGGCGCTCGGGCTGTCGGTGGACGAAGTCGACGGTCTGCTCGCGGCCAATGTCCGCGGTGTCTTCCTCACCGTAACCGAGGGCGCGCGTCGGCTCGAAGCTGCGGGCAGCCGCGAAAAGCAGCACGGCCGCGTCGTCATCATCGGGTCGATCACGGCCGACAAGGTTTTTCCTGCCACCTCGGTCTATGGAGCGACCAAGGCGGCGGTGCGCCACATGGGCAAAGCCTTCGCGCGCGAATGGGCGCGGCGCGGGATCAATGTGAACATCATCCAGCCTGGCTATTTCGAGTCCGAGATGACTGCCGACCTGTTTGCCAGCGAGGCGGGGAGAAAATTCGTCGCCACCTTCCCGCGCCAGCGCTTGCGGCCGCCGAGCGATCTTCACGCGCCGCTGCTGCTTCTTTGCTCGGACGCGGCGCAGGGTATCACCGGCGCGGTGATTACCGTCGATGATGGACAGACGCTGTGA
- a CDS encoding NAD(P)H-dependent flavin oxidoreductase: MFDNLALPLMCAPMSFASSPALAEACCKAGVIGGWQGGTYTPLAEFERYLEVLADIGSAPPIVNLPARIAGEETGESKLALLEKHRAPLVLCSLGNPAALIERVHAWGGKVVQDVTTMRHAEKAIEAGADGLMLTCAGAGGHTGFLTPLAFVPAVRRIYDGPLIVAGGIADGAGIAAVLALGGDIACMGTRFIATPESGVVAGHRAMIPSTGIDEIVLASAMNGVPANWMRPSIEAVGLDYRTLPKERIAMPEGVLPWRDIWSAGQSVALIDAVEPVADLVARLTVEFEQAGIGIDWRARLARLK, translated from the coding sequence ATGTTCGACAATCTGGCGCTGCCGCTGATGTGCGCCCCGATGAGCTTTGCCTCGTCGCCAGCCCTCGCAGAGGCCTGCTGCAAGGCGGGAGTGATCGGCGGCTGGCAGGGCGGGACCTATACGCCGCTTGCGGAATTCGAACGCTATCTTGAGGTTCTTGCCGACATCGGCAGCGCGCCGCCGATCGTCAATCTGCCCGCGCGCATCGCGGGCGAGGAGACGGGGGAGTCCAAGCTTGCACTTCTCGAAAAGCACCGCGCCCCGCTTGTCCTTTGCAGTCTCGGCAATCCCGCGGCACTGATCGAGCGCGTCCACGCATGGGGCGGCAAGGTCGTGCAGGATGTGACGACGATGCGCCATGCGGAAAAGGCGATCGAGGCGGGCGCGGACGGGCTGATGCTGACGTGCGCGGGCGCGGGCGGCCATACCGGATTTCTGACCCCCCTCGCATTCGTTCCGGCCGTTCGCCGCATCTATGATGGTCCGCTGATTGTCGCTGGAGGCATTGCCGATGGCGCAGGTATTGCAGCAGTGCTCGCGCTCGGCGGCGACATTGCTTGCATGGGGACGCGGTTCATCGCGACCCCCGAGAGCGGCGTCGTGGCCGGGCATCGCGCGATGATTCCCTCCACCGGAATCGACGAGATCGTCCTTGCATCGGCGATGAACGGCGTTCCTGCCAACTGGATGCGTCCCTCGATCGAAGCGGTGGGGCTCGACTATCGGACGCTCCCCAAGGAGCGCATCGCCATGCCCGAAGGCGTGCTGCCGTGGCGCGATATCTGGAGTGCCGGGCAGAGCGTTGCCCTGATCGACGCGGTCGAACCTGTCGCAGATCTCGTCGCGCGTCTGACGGTGGAGTTTGAACAGGCCGGCATCGGCATCGACTGGCGCGCGCGTCTTGCGCGCCTCAAGTGA